A genomic stretch from Dyella sp. M7H15-1 includes:
- a CDS encoding calcium:proton antiporter, translated as MRPFTGWLTVAVFLLFGAGWMTHLNYAMALSLFVWLFLVIVWVAFGVVHEAETLAEMLGEPLGTLVLTLSIVVIEVVLISAVMLASQGNATLARDTMYAVLMIVLNGVVGLGLLMGGIRHYEQTYNLKGASAYLSVIIPLTIIALVLPNFTTSTHDGTLSPVQAVMFSLLTIGLYGIFLWLQTGRHRGYFVAPDAQPIDPKEMEHQRPEALDKKALLVHFALLLVNILPIVILAKSMAKILDYGIDVTGAPAALGGIVIAVLVFAPEGISALIAIRADRLTRAINLCLGAVTSTLGLTVPAVLGISLFTSHPVLLGLAPSGMVMLVSTLILSSITFSNSRTTMLEGAVHLSLFVVFLVLVFSP; from the coding sequence ATGCGCCCTTTTACTGGCTGGCTTACGGTCGCGGTCTTCCTGCTGTTCGGAGCCGGCTGGATGACTCATCTCAACTACGCCATGGCCCTGAGCCTGTTTGTATGGCTGTTCCTGGTGATCGTGTGGGTGGCCTTCGGCGTGGTGCACGAGGCCGAGACCCTGGCCGAGATGCTAGGCGAGCCGCTGGGCACGCTGGTGCTTACGCTGTCCATCGTCGTGATCGAGGTGGTGCTTATTTCGGCGGTGATGCTGGCCTCGCAAGGCAATGCCACGCTGGCACGCGACACCATGTACGCCGTGCTGATGATCGTACTCAATGGCGTGGTCGGGTTGGGCCTGCTGATGGGCGGCATACGGCACTATGAGCAGACCTACAACCTGAAGGGCGCGTCGGCGTATTTGTCGGTGATCATTCCGCTCACGATCATCGCGCTAGTACTGCCGAACTTCACTACTTCCACCCACGATGGAACACTCTCGCCGGTGCAGGCAGTGATGTTTTCGCTGCTCACCATCGGCCTGTACGGCATTTTCCTGTGGTTGCAGACCGGCCGCCATCGCGGCTACTTCGTAGCGCCGGACGCGCAACCGATCGACCCCAAGGAAATGGAGCACCAGCGTCCGGAAGCACTCGACAAGAAAGCCCTACTGGTTCACTTCGCGCTGTTGCTGGTGAACATCCTGCCGATCGTGATACTCGCCAAGAGCATGGCGAAGATCCTCGACTACGGCATTGACGTCACCGGCGCACCCGCCGCACTGGGCGGCATTGTGATCGCCGTGTTGGTGTTTGCACCCGAAGGCATTTCCGCCCTGATCGCCATTCGTGCAGACCGGCTGACACGCGCCATCAACCTTTGCCTGGGCGCGGTGACCTCAACGCTGGGCCTGACCGTTCCAGCCGTACTCGGCATCAGTCTTTTCACCAGTCATCCGGTGTTACTGGGGCTGGCGCCATCTGGCATGGTGATGTTGGTTTCCACGCTGATCCTCAGCTCCATCACCTTCTCCAACTCACGCACGACGATGTTGGAAGGCGCGGTTCATCTGTCCTTGTTCGTGGTGTTCCTGGTGCTGGTGTTCAGCCCGTAG
- a CDS encoding hybrid sensor histidine kinase/response regulator — MEHSQRRQVSNGGMHTDAVPGGRELSALHRHQRRLLYGGGCLLSLLILLAAASSILSGINRYHAQQRAVFQDGQGAMDYFFVQRDRAYASSINASDTLWATRQDLLLQIGAPIARDFLAQGQRALVTASNKVAVPWLTLGRDADGMPSSKLSAYLGLIHEYSAYTATTVDFVQSSGRLTVYAYDPSGELFTVTGFQDEAELLRALKVSTREQAFALLMRSELHGRNMDSVSGKNVQSANDERMVSYYGLNPFNGEPSLIGCTTLMADGSIYLRRISLVPVDNLKQRLVDEASGTFAIFTHEGDMVLETGVSSLFQQADLSSALQNRELWKHPSVAPVLLRQHGIYLVVGSLRGVDWTMVHLYSWRDVVVAERAHATKVAAMLLLILAVLWILLWRMDRRGFAPALEGASRVYESEALNRTIIETSPIGLCLLDPESGHPILQNDMVRRVAGIGDAAETEALLGQLVSHVKTLGDSPTHEFLWMLELPDGHFRHLQVAMSAAHYRHQPIQVCTLRDVTVQAELEENLRRAQHDSEQARVAAESASHAKSHFVATMSHEIRTPLNGVLGHLELLARSSLGPSQRERLGRIRQSADALLAIISDVLDFSRIEAGQLDIDPAPFSLRSLIEQSALLFAPAAQRNGVKLYFAIDTELASTYVSDVHRIRQILNNLLSNAVKFTQSGRIILRVSPGPSTTEAESWLRFQVIDSGIGMNEQQLAQLFQPFAQADASIARRYGGSGLGLALCQQMSQLLGGRIQAESTESVGSVFTLDIPAKAAEVSAEAAKPLLGRHLALLSAAPEWRAEIGSLLTVWGATVTVAALPADWPLNAIHAGDTLVIFGMSGAWNQEDEQVLLSRYEYVIRAYAEGPLVPELRDQAIVVSCYDSQALLSALGMETENAAASVQHVVSEGVAVRGARGRILLAEDNPVNRELIQQQLQELGFDVDAAEHGAAALGKWVNGKYMAVLTDINMPQMDGYELAHALRVHDRELPILAITATALASEKARCREAGISDVLLKPLTLDRLEEVLSRYVPYAPKTEQRIVSGIVTDKVFPLHVRRVFVDRGMSDLVVLRDAMARQDAQGLIDVIHGFKGALLMLGESDAARECSVLESRLHEAGLAAVTSDVSHLQQILLEVVQRYEAGLGESEVPASGG; from the coding sequence ATGGAGCATAGCCAACGCAGGCAAGTGTCGAACGGCGGGATGCATACGGATGCTGTCCCAGGAGGGCGCGAACTATCCGCCTTGCACCGGCATCAGCGTCGCCTGTTGTATGGTGGTGGATGTCTGCTCTCGCTGCTGATCCTGCTTGCGGCGGCAAGCAGCATCCTCTCGGGCATCAATCGCTATCACGCGCAGCAGCGCGCGGTTTTCCAGGATGGTCAGGGCGCCATGGATTACTTCTTCGTCCAGCGCGACAGGGCCTACGCCAGCAGTATCAATGCCAGCGATACCTTATGGGCGACACGACAGGATTTACTGCTGCAAATCGGCGCTCCGATCGCACGAGATTTTCTGGCGCAGGGACAGCGCGCGCTGGTTACAGCGTCCAACAAAGTCGCGGTACCGTGGCTGACGCTTGGCCGCGATGCGGATGGGATGCCGTCCAGCAAGCTAAGCGCCTATCTGGGCCTGATTCATGAGTACTCCGCTTACACCGCCACCACGGTTGATTTCGTGCAATCGTCAGGGCGATTGACTGTCTATGCTTATGATCCGTCTGGCGAGCTCTTTACCGTTACAGGTTTTCAGGATGAGGCAGAGCTGCTTCGTGCGCTCAAGGTTTCTACGCGGGAACAGGCATTTGCCCTGCTCATGCGTAGTGAATTGCACGGCCGCAACATGGATTCCGTTTCTGGAAAGAATGTGCAAAGCGCAAACGACGAAAGAATGGTGTCCTACTACGGCCTGAATCCTTTCAACGGCGAGCCTTCATTGATTGGATGTACTACGCTGATGGCCGACGGCAGCATCTATTTACGCCGCATCTCACTGGTGCCCGTGGACAATCTCAAGCAGCGTCTTGTTGATGAAGCATCAGGTACCTTCGCCATCTTCACGCATGAAGGCGACATGGTGTTGGAGACTGGCGTGTCCTCCTTGTTCCAGCAGGCTGATCTTTCCTCGGCACTGCAGAACCGCGAACTTTGGAAGCATCCATCCGTGGCTCCCGTGCTGCTGCGTCAACACGGCATCTATCTGGTTGTCGGTTCGTTGCGAGGGGTGGACTGGACCATGGTCCATTTGTATAGCTGGCGGGATGTGGTGGTAGCCGAGAGAGCCCACGCAACCAAGGTAGCGGCGATGCTGCTGCTGATTTTGGCCGTGTTGTGGATTTTGCTGTGGCGCATGGATCGCCGTGGTTTTGCTCCTGCTTTGGAGGGAGCTTCCCGGGTCTACGAAAGCGAGGCCTTGAATCGCACCATCATTGAAACATCGCCGATCGGGCTGTGCCTGCTCGATCCGGAATCAGGTCATCCGATTCTGCAGAACGACATGGTCCGACGCGTTGCGGGTATTGGCGACGCGGCTGAGACCGAAGCATTGCTTGGGCAGCTTGTTTCGCACGTGAAAACATTGGGTGATAGCCCGACACACGAATTTCTGTGGATGCTTGAGCTGCCTGATGGCCATTTTCGCCATTTGCAGGTGGCCATGTCGGCGGCCCATTATCGTCACCAGCCGATACAAGTTTGCACGCTACGCGATGTCACCGTGCAAGCCGAGCTGGAAGAAAATCTTCGCAGGGCCCAGCATGATTCGGAACAGGCGCGTGTTGCCGCGGAGTCGGCCAGCCACGCCAAAAGCCATTTTGTGGCGACCATGAGCCATGAAATACGTACGCCGCTCAATGGGGTGCTCGGTCATCTGGAACTGTTGGCGCGATCGTCTTTGGGTCCATCGCAGCGTGAGCGGCTTGGTCGCATTCGCCAATCGGCGGATGCATTGCTCGCGATCATCAGCGATGTGCTGGATTTTTCGCGCATCGAGGCAGGGCAACTGGATATTGATCCGGCGCCGTTTTCACTCAGATCGTTGATCGAGCAATCGGCCCTGCTGTTTGCGCCCGCTGCGCAGCGCAATGGCGTGAAATTGTACTTCGCCATCGATACCGAATTGGCGTCGACGTATGTTTCAGATGTGCATCGCATCAGGCAGATTCTCAACAATCTGTTGAGCAATGCGGTCAAGTTCACGCAGTCGGGGCGGATCATCCTGCGTGTATCGCCCGGTCCTTCCACAACCGAGGCGGAATCCTGGCTGCGTTTCCAGGTTATCGATTCAGGCATTGGCATGAACGAGCAGCAGCTTGCGCAGCTCTTCCAGCCATTCGCCCAAGCGGATGCCAGCATTGCCCGTCGCTATGGCGGCAGCGGCCTGGGTTTGGCGTTATGCCAGCAGATGAGCCAGTTGCTGGGTGGGCGCATCCAGGCTGAAAGCACGGAAAGTGTGGGTAGCGTATTCACGCTCGACATTCCTGCGAAAGCGGCAGAGGTATCGGCAGAGGCAGCTAAGCCCTTACTCGGACGTCATCTGGCATTGCTTTCAGCGGCACCGGAATGGCGAGCGGAAATCGGATCGCTGCTGACTGTCTGGGGCGCCACGGTGACGGTGGCGGCACTGCCTGCCGACTGGCCACTCAATGCAATCCATGCGGGCGATACGCTGGTGATCTTCGGTATGTCAGGAGCATGGAATCAGGAGGACGAGCAGGTACTGCTTTCGCGCTATGAATACGTGATTCGCGCTTATGCAGAAGGACCGCTTGTGCCGGAGTTGCGTGATCAAGCGATTGTCGTTTCCTGTTACGACAGTCAGGCTTTGTTGTCGGCGCTGGGAATGGAAACAGAAAACGCCGCCGCATCCGTGCAGCACGTTGTATCCGAAGGTGTTGCGGTCCGCGGCGCTCGCGGCAGAATCCTTCTGGCCGAAGATAACCCGGTCAACCGTGAACTCATTCAACAGCAGCTTCAGGAACTGGGATTCGATGTGGATGCTGCAGAGCATGGTGCGGCGGCGCTCGGCAAATGGGTGAATGGCAAGTACATGGCTGTGCTGACCGATATCAATATGCCGCAGATGGATGGCTATGAGTTGGCGCACGCATTGCGCGTGCATGATAGAGAATTGCCCATTCTTGCGATTACCGCTACCGCGTTGGCCAGTGAAAAGGCGCGTTGCCGTGAGGCAGGCATTTCCGATGTGTTGCTCAAACCACTTACGCTCGACCGTCTTGAAGAGGTGCTGAGCCGTTATGTCCCTTACGCTCCCAAGACAGAGCAGCGAATTGTTTCTGGGATCGTAACCGACAAGGTATTTCCGCTGCATGTACGTCGCGTGTTTGTGGATAGAGGGATGAGCGACCTCGTCGTCTTGCGTGATGCTATGGCCAGACAGGATGCCCAAGGATTGATCGATGTGATCCATGGTTTCAAAGGCGCACTGCTTATGCTTGGTGAATCCGATGCCGCGAGGGAGTGCTCAGTGCTGGAGTCGCGATTACATGAAGCAGGGCTGGCAGCCGTGACTAGTGATGTGTCCCACTTGCAACAAATTCTGCTTGAAGTGGTGCAGCGTTACGAGGCAGGTCTGGGCGAGTCTGAAGTGCCGGCCTCTGGTGGTTAG
- a CDS encoding thioredoxin family protein: MPTLRVFSTFCLLGLALSAPAMAQPVQPFTIAALKTAQTAGKSILVDTYAPWCPTCRKQAPTIEAIAKDPAFDKLLILRLDYDNQNTEKQALGIVTQSTLIAFRGSKETGRSVGVTDPERIKSLARSALP; this comes from the coding sequence ATGCCTACGCTTCGCGTGTTTTCCACGTTCTGCCTGCTTGGTCTTGCACTCAGTGCACCAGCGATGGCGCAGCCCGTCCAGCCCTTTACCATCGCTGCGCTCAAAACCGCACAAACGGCCGGAAAATCCATTCTGGTGGATACTTACGCACCGTGGTGCCCCACCTGCCGCAAACAGGCGCCGACCATCGAGGCCATCGCCAAAGACCCTGCCTTCGACAAGTTACTGATTCTGCGATTGGACTACGACAACCAGAACACCGAAAAGCAGGCGTTAGGGATTGTTACGCAAAGCACGCTGATCGCCTTCCGCGGCAGCAAGGAAACCGGCCGTTCGGTGGGCGTCACCGATCCGGAGCGGATCAAGTCACTGGCGAGGTCGGCATTGCCTTGA
- a CDS encoding cytochrome c biogenesis CcdA family protein produces the protein MSLNPWIAYVAGVLTILSPCVIPLVPIVLGSAAQRHRWGPLALAAGLVVSFTLVGLVTATVGASIGLNGVAIRGWSAALLAVVGLILLVPRLQQLFEHIASPIANWAAAHQERLERFGLLGQAGIGVLLGLVWSPCVGPTLGAAIVLAAQGKDLGQVILVMLAFAAGIATVLLAVAFAAQGLLARWRRGLMSAGARGRQVFGVLMLLVGVFIMTGADRHLETVLVGLLPDWMTTLSTSF, from the coding sequence ATGAGCCTGAATCCTTGGATCGCCTATGTGGCAGGCGTGCTCACCATTTTGTCGCCTTGCGTCATCCCGCTGGTGCCGATCGTGCTGGGCAGTGCGGCGCAACGTCATCGCTGGGGGCCGTTAGCGCTCGCTGCGGGGCTCGTGGTGTCGTTTACGCTGGTGGGTCTTGTCACGGCCACGGTCGGTGCGTCGATCGGTTTGAATGGAGTCGCCATTCGTGGATGGAGCGCGGCGTTGCTGGCGGTGGTCGGGCTGATATTGCTCGTGCCACGGCTGCAGCAGCTTTTTGAGCACATTGCCAGCCCTATTGCGAATTGGGCCGCAGCGCATCAGGAAAGACTGGAGCGTTTCGGTTTGCTGGGGCAGGCGGGCATTGGTGTGCTGCTTGGCCTGGTATGGAGTCCGTGCGTGGGGCCGACGCTTGGCGCGGCGATCGTGCTGGCGGCGCAGGGCAAGGATCTTGGACAGGTGATCCTAGTGATGCTGGCCTTTGCCGCAGGCATTGCCACGGTATTGCTGGCGGTAGCATTCGCGGCGCAAGGCTTGCTTGCACGCTGGCGCAGAGGGTTGATGAGTGCAGGCGCGCGCGGCAGACAGGTGTTCGGCGTGCTCATGCTGCTGGTTGGCGTATTCATCATGACCGGAGCCGATCGACATCTGGAGACCGTATTGGTTGGCTTGCTGCCAGATTGGATGACTACCCTCTCCACATCGTTTTGA